One window of Arthrobacter oryzae genomic DNA carries:
- a CDS encoding malate:quinone oxidoreductase, whose amino-acid sequence MTFISKTQHADVVLIGGGIMSATLGAFIKQLEPNWTISLFERLDEAGLESSGPWNNAGTGHAALCELNYSPAAKDGSVDPSKALHINEQFQLSRQFWSHLVSHSLIGSPKGFINTVPHMSFVIGDANADFLKTRYEALKPNTLFRSMEYSEDHAQIAKWAPLIVKGRDPKQRIAATRAAEGTDVDFGALTRELTGYLGNNGVEINYGHDVNGIRRAPGGGWDLTLKHKKSGEHGNIRAKFVFVGAGGGALHLLQASGIPESKGYGGFPVSGQFFRCTDEALAAQHSAKVYGQASVGAPPMSVPHLDTRYVDGKRSLLFGPYAGFSTNFLKNGSYLDLPLSIRPSNIIPMLAVAKDNMDLTAYLVKEVAKRHGDKVEALREYYPEAKDGDWELITAGQRVQIIKKDPKKGGVLQFGTEVIAARDGSIGALLGASPGASTAVPIMIELLQKSFPKDFKGWQSKLKEMMPGYGVKLNDNPELAARLEAETARTLQLEAVDAPSS is encoded by the coding sequence GTGACTTTCATATCCAAGACCCAACATGCCGACGTCGTCCTGATTGGCGGCGGCATCATGAGCGCCACGCTGGGTGCGTTCATCAAGCAGCTCGAACCGAACTGGACCATCTCGCTGTTCGAACGGCTCGACGAAGCCGGCCTGGAAAGCTCAGGCCCGTGGAACAACGCAGGAACCGGCCACGCCGCCCTGTGCGAACTTAACTACTCTCCCGCAGCCAAAGACGGCTCGGTTGATCCTTCCAAGGCACTGCACATCAATGAGCAGTTCCAGCTGTCCCGCCAGTTCTGGTCCCACCTGGTCAGCCATTCCCTCATCGGCTCCCCCAAGGGCTTCATCAACACAGTCCCGCACATGAGCTTCGTGATCGGGGATGCCAACGCGGACTTCCTGAAGACCCGGTATGAGGCGCTGAAGCCGAACACCCTCTTCCGCTCCATGGAGTACTCCGAAGACCACGCCCAGATCGCCAAGTGGGCGCCCCTGATCGTCAAAGGCCGCGATCCCAAGCAGAGGATTGCCGCCACCCGTGCGGCCGAGGGAACCGACGTCGACTTCGGCGCCCTGACCCGCGAGCTGACCGGTTACCTCGGCAACAACGGCGTGGAGATCAACTACGGCCACGACGTCAACGGCATCCGCCGCGCCCCGGGCGGCGGATGGGACCTCACGCTCAAGCACAAGAAGTCCGGAGAACACGGCAACATCCGCGCGAAGTTCGTGTTCGTCGGCGCCGGCGGCGGTGCGCTGCATCTGCTGCAGGCCTCCGGAATTCCGGAGAGCAAGGGCTATGGAGGGTTCCCGGTCTCCGGGCAGTTCTTCCGCTGCACCGACGAGGCCCTCGCCGCCCAGCACAGTGCCAAGGTCTACGGCCAGGCTTCCGTGGGCGCTCCGCCCATGTCAGTTCCGCACCTCGACACCCGTTACGTCGACGGCAAGCGTTCGCTGCTGTTCGGCCCGTACGCCGGATTCTCCACGAACTTCCTGAAGAACGGCTCGTACCTGGACCTGCCGCTGTCGATCCGGCCAAGCAACATCATCCCGATGCTGGCCGTCGCGAAGGACAACATGGACCTGACCGCTTACCTGGTCAAGGAAGTGGCCAAGCGCCATGGCGACAAGGTGGAGGCCCTGCGCGAGTACTACCCCGAAGCAAAAGACGGCGATTGGGAACTCATCACGGCCGGCCAGCGTGTTCAGATCATCAAGAAGGATCCGAAGAAGGGCGGTGTGCTCCAGTTCGGCACCGAGGTGATCGCCGCCCGCGACGGTTCCATCGGTGCGCTGCTTGGCGCTTCCCCCGGAGCTTCCACCGCAGTTCCCATCATGATCGAGCTCCTGCAGAAGTCCTTCCCCAAGGACTTCAAGGGCTGGCAGTCCAAGCTCAAGGAAATGATGCCCGGCTACGGCGTCAAGCTCAACGACAACCCGGAGCTGGCCGCCCGGCTGGAAGCGGAAACTGCCAGGACGCTCCAACTGGAAGCAGTGGACGCACCCTCCAGCTGA
- a CDS encoding LLM class flavin-dependent oxidoreductase: MQIGVFSVSDITTDPTTGRTPTEHERIKASVAIAKKVEEIGMDVYAIGEHHNRPFFSSSPTTTLAYIAAQTERIILSTATTLITTNDPVKIAEDFAMLQHLADGRVDLVMGRGNTAPVYPWFGKNIQDGIELAIENYSLLRRLWDEDTVNWSGKHRTPLQNFTSTPRPLDGVAPFVWHGSIRSPQIAEVAAYYGDGFFANNIFWPKEHYQQLIGLYRERYEHYGHGKADQAIVGLGGQFFMRKNSQDAVKEFRPYFDNAPVYGHGPSLEDFTSQTPLTVGSPQEVIEKTLTFREYFGDYQRQLFLIDHAGLPLKTVLEQLDLFGEEVLPVLRKEYAEKTPAHIPEPPTHAGRVATRLAAQAQEDSLSKPTAQDA; encoded by the coding sequence ATGCAAATCGGCGTATTCAGTGTCAGCGACATCACGACTGACCCCACCACAGGCCGGACCCCCACGGAGCACGAGCGCATCAAAGCCTCCGTGGCCATCGCCAAGAAGGTCGAAGAGATCGGCATGGACGTCTACGCCATCGGCGAGCACCACAACCGCCCCTTCTTCTCTTCCTCCCCCACCACCACACTGGCCTATATCGCGGCGCAGACGGAACGCATCATCCTGTCCACCGCCACCACGCTGATCACTACCAACGACCCCGTAAAGATCGCCGAAGACTTCGCGATGCTCCAGCACCTGGCGGACGGCCGCGTGGACCTGGTGATGGGCCGCGGCAACACGGCACCGGTCTACCCCTGGTTCGGCAAGAACATCCAGGACGGCATTGAACTGGCAATCGAGAACTACAGCCTGCTTCGCCGGCTCTGGGACGAAGACACGGTGAATTGGTCCGGCAAGCACCGCACGCCGCTGCAGAACTTCACCTCCACCCCGCGTCCGCTCGACGGCGTGGCCCCCTTCGTCTGGCACGGTTCCATCCGTTCCCCGCAGATTGCCGAAGTGGCCGCGTACTACGGCGACGGCTTCTTTGCGAACAACATCTTCTGGCCCAAGGAGCACTACCAGCAGCTGATCGGCCTCTACCGCGAACGCTACGAGCACTACGGCCACGGCAAGGCCGACCAGGCGATCGTGGGCCTCGGCGGACAGTTCTTCATGCGCAAGAATTCCCAGGACGCCGTCAAGGAGTTCCGTCCCTACTTCGACAACGCGCCCGTCTACGGCCACGGCCCGTCGCTGGAGGACTTCACCTCGCAGACGCCGCTGACGGTCGGCAGCCCGCAGGAGGTCATCGAGAAGACGCTTACCTTCCGCGAGTACTTCGGCGACTACCAGCGCCAGCTGTTCCTGATCGACCACGCCGGCCTGCCGCTGAAGACCGTGCTGGAACAGCTCGACCTGTTCGGCGAGGAGGTCCTGCCGGTGCTCCGGAAGGAATACGCCGAGAAGACGCCCGCCCATATCCCGGAACCCCCGACGCACGCCGGACGGGTGGCAACCCGGCTGGCTGCCCAGGCCCAGGAGGACTCACTGAGCAAGCCGACAGCGCAGGACGCCTGA
- a CDS encoding transglutaminase-like domain-containing protein gives MERSVAARLVFKTAAETKVALAVAVARNEGYSSLAETLSVTSGADPVPVTELSDHHGGRFHYMEFAEPTEVTVDYTATVSGLAVPEEPNRMELIRYVRPSRYAESDRLLPTAYAEFGGLQGEELLHAVRNWVFSELRYVSGSSRGTDGAVETLLNRRGVCRDFAHLAISLLRAKDIPARLVAVYAPGLSPMDFHAVAEAYINGAWHVVDPTGLAPRESMLRITAGRDSSDTAFLSTVGGSLSLRELRVTAVVDGQLPEEDPAKLVVLA, from the coding sequence ATGGAACGCAGCGTGGCCGCCCGCCTCGTCTTCAAGACCGCAGCTGAAACCAAAGTCGCATTGGCTGTTGCCGTCGCCAGGAATGAGGGTTATTCGTCACTGGCGGAAACGCTGTCGGTGACTTCCGGGGCGGACCCGGTGCCGGTGACGGAGCTGTCCGACCATCACGGCGGCCGCTTCCACTACATGGAGTTCGCGGAGCCCACCGAGGTGACCGTGGACTACACGGCCACAGTTTCCGGGCTGGCGGTTCCGGAAGAGCCCAACCGCATGGAACTCATCCGGTACGTCCGGCCCAGCCGGTATGCGGAGTCCGACCGCCTGCTGCCCACGGCCTATGCCGAATTCGGCGGCCTCCAGGGCGAAGAGCTCCTGCACGCCGTCCGCAACTGGGTCTTCAGCGAACTCCGTTATGTCAGCGGTTCTTCCCGCGGGACGGACGGCGCCGTTGAGACGCTCCTCAACCGCCGCGGAGTGTGCCGGGATTTTGCGCACCTGGCCATTTCCCTGCTGCGCGCAAAGGACATTCCGGCCCGGCTCGTGGCGGTCTATGCGCCGGGCCTCAGCCCGATGGATTTCCACGCCGTGGCGGAGGCGTATATCAACGGAGCCTGGCACGTCGTCGATCCCACCGGGCTTGCCCCGCGGGAGAGCATGCTGAGGATCACCGCGGGCCGGGACTCCTCGGACACGGCCTTCCTGTCCACGGTGGGCGGAAGCCTGTCCCTGCGGGAGCTTCGCGTCACCGCCGTGGTGGACGGGCAGCTGCCCGAGGAGGACCCGGCGAAACTCGTCGTGCTGGCCTGA
- a CDS encoding DUF1684 domain-containing protein: MAEQHFDMEQDSVADISALDIADWRIRTFAMYQNVRRIAVDSPAEAHSYWRQERDRMFGTHPASALTPAAKATFSGLRTADYDPIYRFHVPLTKEGAGREMNVETGTDGVVRFVRLGTFDLPEMGQLAVWKLHGYGGGIFVPFRDATAGQPGGSYGAGRYLLDTIKGAFHGVLGSGPDAEFILDFNFAYNPSCAYNEAWACPLAGPSNRLAVEIPAGERY; the protein is encoded by the coding sequence ATGGCGGAACAGCACTTTGACATGGAGCAGGACAGCGTCGCGGACATCTCGGCCCTGGACATTGCCGACTGGCGGATCCGGACCTTCGCCATGTACCAAAACGTCCGAAGGATTGCCGTGGACAGCCCCGCGGAGGCCCACTCGTACTGGCGCCAGGAACGCGACCGGATGTTCGGCACCCACCCGGCTTCCGCGCTCACCCCGGCCGCCAAAGCCACGTTCAGCGGCCTGCGCACGGCCGACTACGACCCCATCTACCGTTTCCACGTTCCCCTGACGAAAGAAGGCGCCGGCCGGGAAATGAACGTCGAAACCGGAACCGACGGCGTTGTCCGGTTCGTTCGCCTGGGCACTTTCGACCTGCCCGAGATGGGGCAGCTTGCCGTCTGGAAGCTGCACGGGTACGGCGGCGGCATCTTCGTGCCGTTCCGGGATGCGACGGCGGGACAGCCCGGCGGCAGCTACGGCGCCGGACGCTACCTGCTGGACACGATCAAAGGAGCCTTCCACGGCGTGCTCGGATCGGGACCCGACGCCGAGTTCATCCTCGACTTCAACTTCGCCTACAACCCCTCCTGCGCCTACAACGAAGCCTGGGCCTGCCCGCTGGCGGGCCCGTCCAACCGGCTCGCAGTGGAGATCCCGGCGGGCGAACGGTACTGA
- a CDS encoding MarR family winged helix-turn-helix transcriptional regulator — protein sequence MAAQPGESPVRLAAETWESLFRAQVAVMRRLQSGPAFKALAVNEYDVLFTLSRCPSGWLRLNELNDNVLLSQSSLSRLVERLEKRGLVERMPAPQDGRGVLLKLTDAGRELQKQIGREHVRDISALITPALTASEQRELLRLTEKLRGSVSGR from the coding sequence ATGGCAGCGCAGCCCGGCGAGTCGCCCGTGCGGCTCGCCGCCGAAACCTGGGAATCGCTGTTCCGCGCGCAAGTGGCGGTGATGCGCAGGCTCCAATCCGGCCCTGCCTTCAAGGCACTTGCCGTCAACGAATACGACGTCCTGTTCACGCTCTCGCGCTGCCCGTCCGGCTGGCTGCGCCTGAACGAATTGAACGACAACGTCCTCCTCAGCCAGTCCAGCCTCAGCAGGCTTGTGGAACGGCTGGAGAAGCGGGGCCTGGTGGAGCGCATGCCGGCGCCCCAGGACGGACGCGGGGTCCTCCTGAAGCTGACGGACGCCGGGCGGGAGCTGCAGAAGCAGATCGGGCGGGAGCACGTACGCGACATCTCCGCCCTGATCACCCCGGCCCTCACCGCCAGCGAACAGCGCGAGCTCCTGCGGCTTACCGAGAAGCTCCGCGGGTCCGTGTCCGGGCGCTAG
- a CDS encoding efflux RND transporter permease subunit yields the protein MYRLAKLSLANRALIALITVFASVFGVITMSSLKQELIPSIEFPQITVISAMPGASPEVVDKQVSGPLETALNGVEGLESTSSTSRTGVSQITMVFTYGSNLDRARNQIDRAISNAKRTLPDDVQPQAIAGSISDFPIVFLAVSSDKPLSELNADLQRLSVPRLQKLDGVRGADVTGGATQHIQILPRPEAMAAKGATIQSISNALKNNGALVPAGTIEEQGKTLSLQIGSPMDSLDAVKALPLGGAKDAATIGSVADVSIKDDARTSITRTNGKETLALSVTKKPEGDTVAISHAVKDSIGQLEAELGSNAKFTPVFDQAPFIEKSIKDLTTEGLLGLGFAVAVILVFLMSVRSTLVTAVSIPLSLLITFIGLSATGYSLNILTLGALTIAIGRVVDDSIVVIENIKRHLSYGETKLSAILTSIREVAGAITASTLTTVAVFLPIAFVGELAGELFRPFALTVTIALLSSLLVSLTIVPVLAYWFLKTPAGSAGAALPAEAAREAAATAHEKEQRSLLQRGYLPILNKTQKHPVVTLIAAVLVLGGTAAMTPLLATDLLGRSGENSMTVRQVLPAGTSLADTSAAAVKVEEVLREIDGVKDVQVTSGNAQTGFTALTSSGASNSSFTVVTEEKANQARLQETVRGELAKISDAGKISVGSQQGGFGTTSTVDITLKAANSADLRAASDAMVKAMEGVPGSTEVATNLAASQPVVQVKVDRAKAVAAGLNEEQVAGVLASTISPVPAGTVRIDTNDFPVQIGEGTRFTSVSAVRNIPLPTTGGAVTLGSIASVEQVDIPVSITASNGQRTARVSVTPSGANLGAVSTEVQNRLKAVELPAGVTAEIGGATTQQTESFQQLGLALLAAIAIVYVIMVAAFKSLIQPLILLVSVPFAATGAIALLLVTRVPLGLPSLIGMLMLVGIVVTNAIVLIDLINQYRTPRAGIPGVNPAGMNVADAITHGARQRLRPILMTALATVFALTPMALGLTGGGGFISQPLAIVVIGGLISSTALTLVLVPVLYRLVEGRREKKALLRAMHERPDFGPPDDVDAEFRDWTTGMVPKVSGRRAAAGEPE from the coding sequence ATGTACCGGCTGGCAAAGCTTTCGCTGGCAAACAGGGCCCTGATCGCGCTGATCACCGTCTTCGCGTCGGTGTTCGGCGTGATCACCATGTCCTCCCTGAAGCAGGAACTCATTCCCTCCATTGAGTTTCCGCAAATCACGGTCATCTCGGCCATGCCCGGGGCGTCGCCGGAGGTGGTGGACAAGCAGGTGAGCGGGCCCCTCGAGACCGCACTGAACGGCGTCGAGGGGCTCGAGTCGACGTCGTCCACCTCCCGCACGGGCGTTTCGCAGATCACCATGGTGTTCACATACGGTTCCAACCTGGACCGGGCACGGAACCAGATCGACCGCGCCATCTCCAACGCCAAGCGGACACTGCCCGACGACGTCCAGCCGCAGGCCATCGCTGGCAGCATCAGCGATTTCCCCATCGTGTTCCTGGCGGTCTCCTCCGACAAGCCGCTCAGTGAGCTGAACGCCGACCTGCAGCGGCTCAGTGTTCCCCGCCTGCAGAAGCTCGACGGCGTGAGGGGCGCCGACGTCACCGGCGGCGCCACCCAGCACATCCAGATCCTTCCCCGCCCCGAGGCCATGGCCGCCAAGGGTGCCACCATCCAGTCCATCAGCAACGCGTTGAAAAACAATGGTGCGCTGGTTCCGGCCGGCACCATCGAGGAGCAGGGCAAAACGCTCTCGCTGCAGATCGGCAGCCCGATGGACTCCCTGGACGCCGTCAAGGCCCTGCCACTCGGCGGCGCCAAGGACGCCGCAACCATAGGCAGCGTGGCCGATGTCAGCATCAAGGACGACGCGCGGACGTCCATCACCCGGACGAACGGCAAGGAAACACTGGCCCTCTCCGTGACGAAGAAGCCTGAAGGCGACACGGTAGCCATCTCGCATGCGGTGAAGGATTCCATCGGCCAGCTCGAGGCGGAGCTTGGGTCCAATGCGAAGTTTACGCCGGTGTTTGACCAGGCCCCGTTTATCGAGAAGTCCATCAAGGACCTCACCACGGAGGGCCTGCTGGGCCTTGGCTTCGCCGTCGCCGTGATCCTGGTGTTCCTGATGTCCGTGCGGTCCACGCTGGTAACCGCGGTCTCCATCCCGCTGTCCCTGCTCATTACCTTCATCGGGCTCTCCGCCACGGGGTACTCGCTGAACATTCTGACCCTCGGAGCACTCACCATCGCGATCGGACGCGTGGTGGACGACTCGATTGTGGTCATCGAGAACATTAAGCGCCACCTCAGCTACGGCGAGACCAAGCTCTCAGCCATCCTCACGTCCATCCGCGAAGTGGCCGGGGCCATCACGGCGTCCACCCTGACAACCGTCGCTGTGTTCCTTCCGATCGCCTTTGTCGGGGAGCTGGCCGGCGAGCTGTTTAGGCCGTTCGCCCTGACGGTGACCATTGCCCTGCTTTCGTCGCTGCTGGTGTCCCTCACCATCGTTCCCGTCCTGGCCTACTGGTTCCTGAAAACGCCGGCCGGCAGCGCGGGCGCCGCGCTGCCGGCGGAGGCCGCCCGGGAAGCCGCCGCCACGGCCCATGAGAAGGAGCAGCGGAGCCTGCTCCAGCGCGGCTACCTGCCCATCCTCAACAAAACACAGAAGCATCCGGTGGTGACGCTCATCGCGGCTGTCCTGGTGCTGGGCGGGACGGCGGCGATGACACCGTTGCTCGCCACCGACCTCCTGGGCCGCTCCGGCGAGAACAGCATGACGGTCCGCCAGGTCCTGCCGGCCGGAACCAGCCTTGCGGACACCAGCGCGGCAGCAGTGAAGGTCGAGGAAGTCCTGAGGGAGATCGACGGCGTCAAGGACGTCCAGGTCACTTCGGGGAACGCGCAGACGGGGTTCACTGCCCTGACCTCCAGCGGCGCCTCCAACTCCTCGTTCACCGTGGTCACCGAGGAGAAGGCCAACCAGGCACGGCTCCAGGAAACCGTCCGCGGCGAACTGGCCAAAATCAGTGACGCCGGCAAGATCTCCGTAGGCTCCCAGCAGGGCGGGTTCGGCACCACGTCCACCGTGGACATCACCCTGAAGGCGGCCAACTCCGCAGACCTCAGGGCCGCGAGCGATGCCATGGTCAAGGCCATGGAGGGCGTGCCCGGCAGCACCGAAGTTGCCACCAACCTGGCAGCAAGCCAGCCCGTGGTGCAGGTCAAGGTGGACCGCGCCAAGGCCGTCGCCGCCGGCCTGAACGAAGAGCAGGTGGCAGGCGTCCTGGCGTCCACCATCAGCCCGGTGCCGGCAGGAACAGTGCGGATCGACACCAATGACTTCCCGGTCCAGATCGGCGAGGGCACCCGCTTCACCAGCGTCAGCGCCGTGCGGAACATCCCGCTGCCGACGACGGGCGGTGCCGTGACGCTCGGCAGCATCGCCTCCGTGGAGCAGGTGGACATCCCGGTTTCCATCACCGCCAGCAACGGGCAGCGGACCGCGCGCGTCTCAGTGACGCCGTCGGGCGCCAACCTGGGCGCCGTGAGCACCGAGGTACAGAACCGGCTCAAGGCGGTAGAACTCCCGGCCGGCGTCACGGCGGAGATCGGCGGTGCCACCACGCAGCAGACCGAGTCGTTCCAGCAGCTGGGCCTGGCGCTGCTGGCCGCCATCGCCATTGTGTACGTGATCATGGTGGCGGCATTCAAGTCCCTCATCCAGCCGCTCATCCTGCTGGTGTCCGTCCCGTTCGCCGCCACGGGGGCCATCGCGTTGCTCCTGGTAACCCGGGTGCCGCTGGGCCTGCCGTCGCTGATCGGCATGCTGATGCTGGTGGGCATCGTGGTGACCAACGCCATCGTCCTGATAGACCTCATCAACCAGTACCGGACGCCGCGGGCGGGCATCCCTGGGGTGAACCCGGCCGGAATGAACGTTGCCGACGCCATCACCCACGGTGCGCGGCAGCGCCTCCGCCCGATCCTGATGACCGCCCTCGCCACCGTGTTCGCGCTGACGCCCATGGCCCTGGGCCTGACCGGCGGCGGCGGGTTCATCTCCCAGCCGCTGGCCATCGTGGTGATCGGCGGCCTGATCTCCTCGACGGCGCTGACGCTGGTCCTGGTGCCGGTCCTCTACCGGCTGGTGGAAGGGCGCCGGGAGAAGAAAGCCCTGCTCCGTGCCATGCATGAACGTCCCGACTTCGGTCCGCCAGACGACGTCGACGCAGAATTCCGTGACTGGACAACGGGCATGGTGCCCAAGGTGTCCGGCCGCCGGGCTGCGGCCGGCGAGCCTGAATAG